The nucleotide sequence GAGAAATTTGCCGTGACTTTCCCTCCACAAAGTCACCAATTGCAATCCGGGTGTTGCTAGTCACGCTTTTTAATTACAAACGTAGTTCAGGATAGTGGAGTTGCATACATAACAAATGAAATTTCTTACTACTGATTTTAGGTGATCCTTGAGGGTGGCAATTGAGTCCAATTATCAATCATCCAAACCTTTAGGGGAAATTTAGttgagaatttctttttctatgCTTTTGAGTGAGAATTTCGTAGTGCTGAAATTTAGATGTTTGAGTGCTTAAATGTATAAATAATGTTTAGTCCGGACCCTGCTGCAATTATGCTGCTTCCAAATTAGTTTGGAAGATAATTTGCTGAGTAGCAAGGTTTAAAAGCATATGATCAATCAGAATATGATTACATCAGACAATTTTTAAGGTTGGTTGGATTAATTTATGGCAGTTAGGACTtaagtctgaggatcatccatATTGGGAAACTTCCCCTAATCTCTGGCTGGGCGTATTGTTAATTGGGAAACTTCACCTAATCTCTGGCTGGGCGTATTGTTAATAGTATGCAACATATATGTAACATATATAATGTTAATTAGTTGTCGTTGATAACAATCAAAGGAAGATATTTGATGAACCGTGAAAAAATTCTTCAACCCTTGccgtagaaagaaaaaaaaaaccattcatAGGAAGTAAAAGAACAAAACTGTAATTCCTCAACTCTAGATTCAGCTGTTTGCAGTTTTTTCAATGCTTAGTACAAATTTAACAGGAATGTATCTGCAATTAGATATATAATGTTGGAGTTATGATCTGTTTGACACATGTACATGGTTTCCTATGAACTATTATGGTCTTTGCACTAGTTTGGAGTTACCTCCTGTCCTTATAAGAGGTTCTTGTTCTAATTTTTGCAGTTTGACCGACGAACAATCTCCGTTGCTTACCGATTCTTGAAGGCAAAGAGTCCTGAGCAAAGAGCTGAAGTTGACTTGGACACCCACTATTCACAAGTAAAACATGTTCTTGGTTTTATTGGTTATTTACCATCAACATATAACAAATTGTCTCCCTAACCCCTCTCCCCAGCTATATAAAACTTCCATTAAAGtagtgattttaaaaaattgaatttctcaagGTGTAttcatatatgatataaaaGAGTCTGGATTATCATTTTGTAATGAATATTAACATTAAGTTGAAGAAGGCTATCTTGTTTTTCCAGTCTTGGGTCTACTCTGAAGTCTGAATTACTGTTGTTAACAGCCTAGAAATCTGTGTTAATGTGCTATTTTTAGGATGaatatcaaaaacaaattttatatatcaTGTGCAGGAATATCTTGAGGAATATGTTGGAACCGTGAAAAGGAGAACGATATTGTATCAGGTACAGTACATTAAATAAGCATAACTTagttaagttttgatgatatttaGAATGCTTGGAAGTTTAATACTTTGGTGCTTTCATTTGGTGtgtttgtaacaaaaatatttataaagaaaactgAAACTTATGCGGATAGCTGCATCTACTTTGCTGCAATCAAAGTGTTCAAATTGCAACGGTATGCAACATAACTATGCAACATAACTAAAAATGCACAAAAATTGTCTGATATACCAGAAGTAATGGACTTGTATcgtttaaaatatgttttaattgtGTTTCATATGATTCTTGATTGGTAGCTTCATAGTTTAACAACAGGACTAATGGACAACATGTGTGTACGCGTAGAGATTCTTGGACAGAGAATAATGATGGGGGTTTGGGAGTTTTCGGTGAAGGAAAGGAACGTGAGGGATACTCTGTTACCAACATTGAGTTTTCTTAAGTTGggaaattttgaagaaattaattgAGCCACTTTTACATCAATATTTCTATCTCAAACCTATCCATATCTATGCAGTAAAAGTCGACAACAGTCTAATGTATATTATCAAGGATTCTTTAACTAATAAATCTATCAATATAGACTTGAAGCCAATTAATGTCACTAATGATTATATAAGCCAGCTAATGTCCGATTAGAGATTCTCTAACCCACTTATGATTTCTGGATGAGTACATTGAACACTGACCTAGTAAAATGTATTCTGTTGATAAAAACATCAACTAGCAACTCTTTACCATGAGATCCTTGCATCTATAAGAGATAATTTTcactatttttgttttaaattttacttttgaacTATAATTTGAATGTTGTAGTCCACTAATGAAGGTTAATTCAACAAATATGTATTAGAATGAATCATTGTTTTATTATAGAAACTCCATTTCCCTGCCCTATTTCATTTTGAACATCCAAATTCGGGAAAATAAAATCACCATTTAGTTATCCCCTCTCAACTTCCAAACACCCTATATGTAGTTAGAAATCTATGCGCATGTTGTTCTCCCATTTTGGTACTTGATTTCCTTTTCCTTCAAGTTTTTCTAATTCATTGTCATCCTCTCTTGCAGCAATATGTTAAAGGTATATCAAGTAGTGGAATGCAATCTAACTATGGCTTTGACGGTCAACTCAGTGCATGTTGGAACCATAAAATGACTCAAAAAGAGATAGAAGCAATCAAATCTGCAGGTTTTCTTGTTTCAGTCATTCATGGCAGGTGTGTACTGTGTATAGAGACATTAATGCAGTGCTTTATAAGTGAAACTTGACATTCAATCAGGACAGATTATTTGCACATGCATTAGGCAAAATATGCATGAAAATGCTGCACACCAGTCACACACATTAGTATCGATTTCATAGTTTTAACTTGAGATTGCTGCACATTCAGGGCTGATATAATTGCTCAGCTATATTATGCAAGAAGACTTGCGGAGAGGTTTCATCCAATGGCTCGGCTGGTAGAGCTTCACGGAGGTCATTTAGTGAGTCATGAGCGGCCTGAAGAGGTATAATTGGCATGTAATATATACCTAATGAATTGAACTGTATATAGCACACTTACTGCAGAACTTGCACATTGTTCTTTGTCTATAAAGATGCATTGAAAATGAGCtaaaacatttcaaaattcAGGTTAATCAAGCACTGTTTGACTTGATCAAGGCCTCAGAAGTGAAGATGATCCCACATGATTGGACTAACTTGCCAAATACACAGTCTTGTAAGTATTACGTTTTTTCAGGAAAAAATGTTTCTTGCGCTTTGTAACCCAACATTAGATCACACATGACACCTACCATGACTGACCTCCAAGCAGAGACTCACCTGGTTGGTGGGTTAGGGCACAATTACGCGgtcaaaaaaaatctactaaCTATATATGACTTGCCATTTTAGTCTACATGATAACCCAAGAAGGTTTTCCCTAGTACAAGTTTGATTTGGTTAGAATACTAACTGTAAAGAACCATAGTAATTTCCTCTCTCTGACTTCACCCGGTTTTGTAACTGAAATAGGACTTCGCCCAGTTTCTCTTTTCTCAGCAGCGAACCCAATATTCATTTGCGGATTGTTGAACTCTTAGTTGGTTTCCTACTTGATGAGATGGTTTATTTAGCACCCAACAGCCCAAATCTTTACAGACATACAGCACAAAGCTAGTTTCATTAGTGCATACCCGGTCCCAGGTGTGTTTACAACAGGTGAATTCATATATGATGAACTAGCTCTAATTCACACCCAATACAAAATATAGTCAGATTAAGATTGGTTGCATGAAAAATTGACTTGAGAAAAGAAAGTTACCAAGCAGGTTGACCAAAAGGTCCTCCCCTACTGAGGTACATAACCAATATTTACTGGGGTACTAACTAATATTTATTGGTTTGTCTGCTTGCTCCCAATAAGCTCTAACAAAAATTCTGAATGACTACATAATTACTTAAAATATGGCATTATTTAAAATATGGCATATCTATAAAAGTTGTgtttagataaacaacttaattaaaagaTTATAGCATAAACACCTATCATGTAAGCACATCTAAAGacaatttctataacaaaaataaaataaagtcaagttgttttcatatatgCTATCCTggagagtttatgaaaataagctgaaaatagcttacaacatgtcataagttgttttcttagattctcccaaacagtctcaaaaGTGCTTATGTTATCAGATAAGCTCAagtaagtcaatccaaacatacctTAATTCAAACTGCGATATGTTCTAATGAATCCAGTCATAGGCTTATAGAGTCTCTAGTATTTTCATGAATCCCTTGTTGTATTGTAAACAATTAACTAATCATATCTGTGATATGATGCTATGAGTCTGAGCTTATGATGATTGAATTGCAATAACCTATTTGGACGATTGTAGAGAATAAAGTGTCATTGgagatattatttagtttgattatttgcaaaacttttttctttttctaataagGTCTTCTCTACATGTGCAGGGTGGAAAGAGAGAAGGATGTTATTAGTCAAAAACAATCAGAGTGGAAACAACATCTCCACTGAGTACATAATAGAAAAACTGCATTTCTGCATACTATACTTCCTTAGCCTCCTTATTTTGGTATTTGAATTTGGAAGAAAGCTTGTAAGGAGCTTAAAGCCAGTTCGAGTTGGAAGTTCCACTGCATACATTGACAGTCAATAAACCCCTTCTTTTTTTACTAGGTAAACTATAAGTATTTGTTTTACAAATTTAATTACTCTGCATGGACAATGTTAGATTTTTCACACAGACGCTAATCATATATTACTATGCAGGTTTTGtttagatattttatttaataatttaactaATTGCAGGTgggtaatttataattttgtaaaccCTTGAGTGGAAGATCACAACACGGGTTCAGCTCGATGAGGATCATGTTTAAGGCAATTTTGACTCTGTTTCCTCAGGGGGTGGACTAGGATTTCTCCCAGATAGTGAGTTATCATGACACCAAACATAGCCCTTATTGACATGATGAATGTATAGCCAATACATCAAAGGGAAAGAGAAGAGGATTGGATGATCCACTTTTCTTTGATACACTGTAATAATATAATGTTGTACATTTAAAACAGATTATTAAACTATAAAAAATCTGCTTCATACCACTCGATGGATGTCATGACTCATGACCTCAGAATAGGAAAATCCTTCATTGACagttataaataatttatgaaaaattgttGACCAAATCACTCACTTTAACTAACGCTGCATGAATTCCTACACGAGGTAATGAAAAATAGAAAGACCCAACAATTTAATGGAATAATAAAACATCATTCTTGGACACCTTAGCAAAACCCtggttttaatttaaatttttataaaatcccagaaagaaaaaagaaaaaaaccaagCGTTCTAGCAAGTACTGGCAACAATATAACGTCAAAATAAGTCAATAATAAATACCAGATATGTCACCAGTGTATTTTTGACAAGAAATACCGCAACATAGTTGAATTATGATTCttaaccgaaaaaaaaaaaaaaggaatatgatTAGACAGTTGAACATAAGTTAGATATACGTTCTCCATtccaaaatatatgaaaaaaaaattggtcaattATCTAgttcaaaatttatatcaaatacatcaacttatattttatccatttttacttacatttttatatttgatgccACTAAATAATTTACAAGATTTTATTATTTCCATTCTAtgtttgaaatggatttagatACTGACATGGTACGGTATAATATAAAGTTTGTCTTAGAAATATAAAGTGTTACTTTTGATCAAAAAATGATTacatttttataaaactttCTTGTTTTGGATGTTTAACCGGTGCCTCCTCGGACACTGTTTAGCATAACAAGATTATTTTTCTACTATTAAGCTGTGGTTGCTGGTTTTGAGTTGCAAATCAGTAGGAACAGCTTAGAGTGTCAAGTGATGTGCTATCAATAACTACGATATAACAGACGAACAAACCATGGAAGATCTCAATTTTCAGATTCGGGATGTCAAATTGGGATCACAAAATGTTAGCTGGAAAATTGCTGAGAGCATAAAAACACAGCAAAAAACATTGCTTAACAATCAAGTAAAAACCAATTTTGCTCAATCATATGAGCTTGCCTGTGTTTACCAGTAGCTGAGTAGCATGTCTCAAAATTATTAGAAAacgataataaaataaaataaaatctttggaaaaaaataaaacatgcatcgTAACGTGTACTAAAACATTGATTAATGTAATataaaaacaactaaaaaaacatgtaagccctttaaaaaaaaaaaaaagttaaaaaactaaaacatggaAGGggaacataaattaaaatctaaagCACGTACTATGATAAACAAGATAACACCATATTCATAGTACCAAAGTAGGAACATGTAAATagaaatggaaaaaatgaagaatgaaatTTATTTCTCATTTCCTACAACTTCGTAAGTACATAACATGTAGAGTGCAAGAAAACGTACCCTGACCTGGTACTTGGTTTGGTTTCACTTTCAGTGTGGATGAGAGTCATGCATGTTGGCTTGGCTTAGAGAGCTCTGAAAAAATGCAACCTCAGAAGAAGACACACACAAttaatatgaaaaaggaaagacaGAGAGAGACACAAAGAATATTTGTTATACCTATATAATATACCTTTTTTCGATTTAGAAGGAAAATGTAACCAAATATTCCGATGGAATATGCTCAAGGGGACCTAGCCACTTGTGAGTCGTGACTTTTATCCATGggatattatttcatttaattcaatttaacccgtttattttttgaaaggtttaGTTTGCAGCGATACTAGatgttcatttcttttttttacaaagtgttATACGTTGAtgttatttaacttttttttttgagggaacgtTGATGTTATTTAATTGATTGCATCAAATCGAAAGTTTAATtcaagaaaattatttaaactgctgtaaaaaaaaaaaaatgaagtcacacactattttgatttttggatCGAATATTTTACTTCAAAATTGAACTGCAAACACTGATATTATGgaaataaatgttttaaaaataggaTCATGAGCAATTACTTTACATAAGTATTattaaaattgttctttttgaaaaattataaaaatagttaaaaactaattaataataGATCAGTGCCCTAGGAAATTGAATGAGTATGGACTTTATAGCAACATTACATTTGCACTCATACGAAAATGTTGTGGTTGACGTTCCTTGATTATCAGGTTGTTACTTCAAATCATgttttttcataagtttttgTCAACCATCAACATAGTTGCATGCTTGCCTTAAGTTTTTAAACTATTTGGATTCCAAAATCTAAGTAAGGggtaaattgataaaaaaaaatatatagaaagtGCGAGAAACTTTTTTGCCTtatgtttttttggaaatataGTAAGTTCTTAatgaaaaattgtgtattgaGTGCATTGGAAATTAtaataattgactttttaaaataatttgttaaatttGGTATGCTTAAAGAAAGAAAGGCgggaacactcgttaacaagaccgtgttttttttttttttttttttcctaaagttTTGGACTATCCAATAAGGAAGTGGGTCAAATCAGCTCAACCCGGTCCGATGTAAATATGAGTGTGCAGTGCATTTTGTTTTCGTTTTCTTCTTCGCCCTTGAAGTTGTTGCAGACGAGTCGCACACATGGATGCCCAATCCCAATCTCAATGGGATTTTACCAGGTTATAATCATCCAATCCTACCGAGTTTTCAGTTATTATTTcttgcttttttgtttttaattctcATTAACCAGTGATTAATTTAATCTGTTTTATGTATATGAATAATAATGTTCTTTCGTAAGCGACTCCgtataacttatgaaaataagctgaaaaatcTTATGccattaattaaaaattcaattaagcTAATACAAATAGGTCATAAgacaaaagaaatcaaaatcacgtttttaattattttaaagaatTGTTGGAAGATTTTAAGAACTAAAATTAGTAGTGAAAAATGACAatcattattgttattttttaataaaaatggatTGACAATTGCAGTGACTTGGAAGTGGATTTTGGTTCTCAAGAGAATGCTTCTATTGTATATGCTGCCTTAGCTGTTGATAAGGAGGTGAAATGTCTTAACATTTGAGCTTTATGAATTTTTGgcattgtttttctttaaaaaaaattatttaggtaCAAAATTTGGACGTGGTTTCTTAGGTGTTTAACTACATGTAAATTTGAATGCTTAAAGTTACATAAATGGTTAATCACGTCCCAAATTTGCCGTTAATGAAGTTACATTAATGGTTTAATTGCATTGACCACtttaaaagttgttacaaaactTGTCCAATTTTTAGTTCTTCACATAACACAATTGTTTTCTATGTCTTCTACAGTTGCAACCTAACAAAGTAAAACGAATCATGGCAGTGTCTGATGGAAAACTATCTGTGTGAGTATTCCTTTGGCGTTGATAATTGGTTTCTGTGGAAGAGTTTAAAGTCGAATCAGTAGTTCACCGTTTCCTCTAATGCAATAACTGTTCAGTGTTATGTTCTTAAAGTTAACTTTTAAATGAAATTGTTTGTAATGTGTTTGCATTGTATTCAATTTTATGTATGAGTATGAAGTGCTTTCTTTGTATGAATACTTAAAGTTTTGAATATATCATCTGGAATGGTTTGAAGCAAATTCTATGTATGAATGCATTGTTTGGTTTAACtgtaatgaatttttttttcattgatcaTCTGGAATAATATGAGGCAAATTCTCTGTTAGTCATTGATTTCTAGCTGTCTTGTATCTGAaaagatttatttattgttgtcaTTACTTGATTTAGTTTAAGGGCATGCTGGAGTGCTGAATGTGTAGtcttttcttgtttaatttttcaCCTCTCATTGGAATCCTTTATATTCAGGCACTTCGAGGCAATAGAAGCCAGATTTCTTCGGGCATCATTCAGTGCTTTTGTAGATGTCCTTACTCTTGCAACCAAAACAATTGAAGAATTTGGTCAAGGAATGGAGTTGTGACTTCTTAAGGTCAACTTTCAATGTTACAATGTACTGTTACTTTTTGTATGAATATTTAAGCTAAGACATTTTTTGTATACGTGGAGGATTTGACCTGTAGGTTATTATGCCATGCGAATTGAATATTTAAACCTGAGATGAATTGGATGAATTTAGACCTGAGATGTGTTTCTTGATAAAAAATCAATTCCCTTCTAACTCATATTAGCAGACATTGGTTTCTACTTTACAATATATAGTATGTTAGTTAAATTTAGGTTGTTTCTACTAGTTGCGAGGAAATAGAAATGAGGTTTATTTCCTTGATAAcataatgtttttcattttttaaaattaaaagagctGATGAAGAAAGAACCGGAACTAAATAAGTAAACTAAAGCTGGTGAACAATTGCATTAAGAcatcacacacaaaaaatatgtgaagctcaaattataataatgtaaaagcaacacagagaaaaaaaacaaaattactatatatatgttcattccaaatcataaaaaaatgaacattaaaatataagaaaataagaaacaaaGAGGTGCAAGATATTCAATAATATGGGAAAAGCAGGCAAGCAAAACCTATATAACACAATCCGACACGAACATCAAACACAACACTAACACTGACAataataattgaagaaaatggaagtggCTGAATGTAACCACATGTCTTGATGTCATATCAATGTCAGACGCCAAACACACCTTCAATCTGAAGTCTTAGTGCTACATAGAACAAAACCCGAAACCCTTTGTACAGTTTCTGTTCTTTGTAAACTCTTTCCCTTGCATTCTATAGGCAATTGTATTAAACTATCGTCAATATTCGTCCAAGTACGTGTATAACGTGTCATCCTTCTTAGACTTGCGCCTGCTAAGTAAGGACTTAAGAAGACGTTTACTTTTACTAGGATGCTGGTCAATATCTCTGATGTTGTTTACATCAGAAGATAGTCGCATTGAAGCTGATTTGCGCGGCTCCGAAGGATACTGCAAGAAAGGAATCATAACAGAGACGCAGTCAGAGAAACCACAATATTCACATTTTAATGTGATGAGAATGCAATCATGATTCAtgttatcaagattttttttttaattagcttTCCACTTACCCTTACTCTTGCATTTGAAGGACTTGTTGTGGCTCTGTTGCTTGAGTTTGGAGTAGTTGATCTACCAGTCTTTGGTGTTGTTGATCTACTTGACATTGATCCGGTACGCGAAAGTGGAAACCTGTGTGGCGAAACTGTCCGCTTCTCTATTTCACATACATATTAAGATTGCAATTCAGTTCAGAATAAAATATTTACTCTTAATGAactatatatcatatcatattattaAATATGTATATAGTACCTAAATCCTTTTTGGCCATGTTGGGTGAAGTGAATGAAAAAGCTCCAACTCTCTGAGGTTGTAAAGAAGGTGATGGAGAATTCCCTTTACTATAACAACATGATTGAAAAGAATTGTATCAAAACAATTGTGCAATTTAATTGAGAATTGGCATGCTTAACAGTATACTGATTTTGTTTGTACCTCGAGGTAGACGTTGGCGTTTCTCTTATTGTAGCGCGAACAGCTTCAAGATACAAATCAGAATACAAGATATATGAACTTATGTCTTAAGATTGTATCCTATAAAAGTGGAATGAAAAAAGTTGAGTGAAATGAGATAGAATACCATTCCTGAAGTGATGccaatcatcttcatcatctagGTGGCATcctatatattttgattttgttgagtTGGTACCATGCAAGGTCTCCCCAACTGAATTTGTGAAAATGAGaaatcttataattaaaaatcaagTAGCATGAGTAATattaatgtataatataaagggtgaagcaaaaaaaaaaaaaatcctaaagaATTTCAAAATAGAGTTGAggataatatatttataatttataaacttaccTGGCAAAATATAACGCTTGTGATGTTTTGGAGTACTGATCACTAGAGACTGCTGTGTATGCCCCTCATGATCCATAAAACCTTGACATGTCTTTATTCTCTAATGTACAACATTATGGAAAAATTATGCTATGTTCTCAGCAAAACGTAACAGTTTTCCAAATGGAAATTCACCATAATGTTTTTCACGTTACTTTCTTAAGTGCCTTATTGTCGagtccataagctgtttttcagtTTATTTCCATTAGCTTTTCGGGATAGCTTGCATAAATAGCTTATTACTTAAATTGAAAACAGTTTAACTTTATTTCATCTTTGCttttagaaatagcttatacataagtacctatgtgataaatatttatgttataagcgcttaattaagttgtttattgaAACAAAGTCTAAGCATACCTGTTCGATACATGATAAACGCAGATCTTCTCCAAAAACTTCGGTTACCTTCTCATCTAACAAGTCACTTACTTTATAGGCCACAGAACCTAAATGATCCACAGTATTTATAAGAGCTTTGACGGCATAATCCTTCAATGTTTCAACCAATCtgcaaataaaatacaataagaGATCATGAAAAATAAAGAAGAGTACAAAGGATACTATAGTATTAGCAAATTAACTCACATTTGTTTTTGGTCATCATTGGTGTATGAGAGTTCAAAATATTCAGCTGCTGAGTACAATTGTGTTCTAAGATTTTTTAAATCCTAGAAATGtagatgaaaaaataataaaagttaatAAATCACACTTAGAAACTCTTGTATGAAATTAATGAGGAATTACTGGATCAAAGTTACCGTTAGACTATCATCAAAGAGCAAGGTTTGATGCATGAAAACCTCATCATAATTGGAAGCCATTCGAGGTAGAGGCTGTGTTGCAATCTTCCCCATGAATGAAAAAGGTGGAAGAAGGTTTATTACTAGTAAACCTACTTTCATCAATAACATTGAGAAAGTGCATGAAAATTCAAGTTAGAAGAGAGACAAAAGTAAACAAGATACAGTTGGTGAAGACAAAAGAGACATATATATCAtcacaaatcaaaattcaaataaaaaaacctcTTAAGAGGCCCAAATCGTTCAAAATTAAAAGCTATAATGAGTCCTATTTAATGACAACAACCAgtcaaacattattttagaatacAAATAAAGGGAAAGGAGACAGCATCAAACTAACAACCACTATGataaagaaaatgcaaaaaGATGATACTCTTATATAAAAGTATAGTTCTTACTCGTAGTTCTAAATTGCGGTCAGCAGCTGCACTTATGGCTGCAATATATAAAGGTTTTCGAGGTATATCCAACCGCAGTAACCACCAcactatgaagcacagacacttcTCAAATTAGATGTATCTCTGTGTCCAATACCgacatatatgattatgttgaattatgtaattttctcaaattattagtggtgtcggcgtgtcagtgttgATGTCGTGTCCGATGTCTGTGTCCGTATACGTGCTTCATAGCCGCAACATTTTGTTGCAGTATCAAATTTCATAGCATAACCGCCATTGATATTTAGAATTATATTGTTATAACGAAAAAGACTTAATT is from Medicago truncatula cultivar Jemalong A17 chromosome 1, MtrunA17r5.0-ANR, whole genome shotgun sequence and encodes:
- the LOC11429786 gene encoding putative aminoacrylate hydrolase RutD isoform X1 encodes the protein MPYCDVGTQTSSPATSSSAVAPADAHLNNDVKIFYRTYGRGPTKVLLIIGLASTHEGWGPQIKGFTGTNVPNDEDDAVWSCEGDNEAGGGIQVCAFDNRGVGRSSVPIRKSDYSTKIMAKDAITLLDHLGWKKAHVFGHSMGSMIACKLAAMVPDRVLSMALLNATGGGFQCFPKFDRRTISVAYRFLKAKSPEQRAEVDLDTHYSQEYLEEYVGTVKRRTILYQQYVKGISSSGMQSNYGFDGQLSACWNHKMTQKEIEAIKSAGFLVSVIHGRADIIAQLYYARRLAERFHPMARLVELHGGHLVSHERPEEVNQALFDLIKASEVKMIPHDWTNLPNTQSWWKERRMLLVKNNQSGNNISTEYIIEKLHFCILYFLSLLILVFEFGRKLVRSLKPVRVGSSTAYIDSQ
- the LOC11423169 gene encoding uncharacterized protein; translated protein: MDAQSQSQWDFTSDLEVDFGSQENASIVYAALAVDKELQPNKVKRIMAVSDGKLSVHFEAIEARFLRASFSAFVDVLTLATKTIEEFGQGMEL
- the LOC11425660 gene encoding protein ABIL2 isoform X2, whose product is MGKIATQPLPRMASNYDEVFMHQTLLFDDSLTDLKNLRTQLYSAAEYFELSYTNDDQKQILVETLKDYAVKALINTVDHLGSVAYKVSDLLDEKVTEVFGEDLRLSCIEQRIKTCQGFMDHEGHTQQSLVISTPKHHKRYILPVGETLHGTNSTKSKYIGCHLDDEDDWHHFRNAVRATIRETPTSTSSKGNSPSPSLQPQRVGAFSFTSPNMAKKDLEKRTVSPHRFPLSRTGSMSSRSTTPKTGRSTTPNSSNRATTSPSNARVRYPSEPRKSASMRLSSDVNNIRDIDQHPSKSKRLLKSLLSRRKSKKDDTLYTYLDEY
- the LOC11425660 gene encoding protein ABIL2 isoform X1, with product MLLMKVGLLVINLLPPFSFMGKIATQPLPRMASNYDEVFMHQTLLFDDSLTDLKNLRTQLYSAAEYFELSYTNDDQKQILVETLKDYAVKALINTVDHLGSVAYKVSDLLDEKVTEVFGEDLRLSCIEQRIKTCQGFMDHEGHTQQSLVISTPKHHKRYILPVGETLHGTNSTKSKYIGCHLDDEDDWHHFRNAVRATIRETPTSTSSKGNSPSPSLQPQRVGAFSFTSPNMAKKDLEKRTVSPHRFPLSRTGSMSSRSTTPKTGRSTTPNSSNRATTSPSNARVRYPSEPRKSASMRLSSDVNNIRDIDQHPSKSKRLLKSLLSRRKSKKDDTLYTYLDEY